In Gallus gallus isolate bGalGal1 chromosome 6, bGalGal1.mat.broiler.GRCg7b, whole genome shotgun sequence, a single genomic region encodes these proteins:
- the LCOR gene encoding ligand-dependent corepressor isoform X5: MQRMIRQFAAEYTSKNSSTQDSSQPNSTKNQSLLKASLVASSPTAATAQNPVLSKLLMADQDSPLDLTVRKSQSEPSEQDGVLDLSTKKSPCAGSTSLSHSPGCSSTPGNGEDAAEAVAIDSNNQPKSPLEKFMVRLCTHHQKQFIRVLNDIYTEVQPDCEGQQSSESESMEASTCGSGCSQQSTENQDKGATCTDPRPLSSLEPGQPGTDSTEQPAELKPMDRAESSSPALRRDFPDPPSTRLRSASPKDSSTQGYLSTLNSSSLNFHHATKSLEGQAAGHEQDASVRRCEDSKEQGAGKALVEGYISVKVANVNGSEDGLDSCLGSQKSSFRALPEEPWDPGFSVSSPHRADKENTLQCGSKASLHQDLDAKEQDMRPKPDNHLHAVAKGKVGCHLHPADKGPLDKSKEGWLPAGTAPTSHRAPTGHPRAKAASLRPSRKSKKASGLRINDYDNQCDVVYISQPITECHFESQRAVSSRRTARKSTRGYFFNGECCELPTVRTLVKGSRAEERGGSTAQRMHALVSTKPTLVLSGGSSTGAGRDGEKRVSLRLLAKGAPASREMKGRGELGSVQRELRDMRVLRSRESSVAVPLFSLSAPPSPQTEDSTAGSPPPPGSPCSQGAGGSAAPEVGAAPSGDGSSKDSDAVPAAGCATLPTTEAAVGEEDSPDVGVQTTPDLPASPEPGSPMQLCPALDAAPAADTRDHEVLPGASSTEPCGVHPSEPSPRSPELQSPEQPPATEGRNCPPESLATLQSVEVNKSTDTIPDAELSVVPGDTSLEQEEAAPASIALPVDLEGEAEQNNSLAGEKEPAEEEILPEPDGLETAEKDSISSKDSLDKKRKKGRRTLMASDRRLRSQQSQPPSEGSTEDTGSSSPVHLPGLQIKASKSPGAKRFKREGNLDGTTPAHFPDDCFHSTLLQHNEGLSTGQAPESSAEETGVTTRQTYKSILAKETASEGENSHKDDPAATGGQSQPGEMLDVCVQADAEKKSILLPTESSVPAGNVQAEVRLGDACAKEESSDSAIDTGKLEHYEEVSSQSPCPTSRVGGSKHLPAKAAKHKKVTLQFYNLRHAPTPADTAKKSLPGKESMQAVPKARDECSSGSDDPLALEDMDAEDSKPRFMEWCAEEENQELIAEFNAQYMKVQKGWIQLEKEVQPAPKVKNKADKLKEIWKSKKRTRKSRGALEVQKLSPVQMLFMKAYKLSDICQWFLETTETRSLVIVKKLNTRLPGEIPPIKVPMQKYSSSGLYPSSLQAERLKKHLKKFAATTPARNNLKNQKLWAKIRENADKAEAEEGNAAGQPPPPEAGPEELSQERGAQPTPSLPTQASTRILRKYSQLRGKLRAQHRATRTDRRGDVPGEQPGTEGKPSRKSLCINPLMSPKLALQIKVDAFPAKSPTADGAGKGRKGKSKGLEEPSPRAEQLSRKKRTLKESEATQERAGSSGKDKVLAKKAGKIKHSEVGTKAPATRKQVERSSKLAKKMSSKEKRPPKRQLEKVRLPVRKGKENTSRRAAPPPGHEELSPSPRHRPLGESSTRAQKMANKKAGGGKALPRAVRKGQEGSSSQGKRKLRAKGDCSHSKRSRLDAK, translated from the exons ATGCAGCGAATGATCCGACAGTTTGCTGCTGAATATACCTCAAAAAATAGCTCTACTCAGGACTCCAGCCAGCCCAATAGCACAAAGAACCAAAGCCTGCTGAAAGCATCTCTGGTCGCCTCCTCTCCCACGGCTGCAACTGCTCAGAACCCTGTGCTCAGCAAACTTCTCATGGCTGACCAAGACTCACCTCTGGACCTTACTGTCAGAAAGTCTCAGTCAGAACCTAGTGAACAAG ACGGTGTGCTTGATTTGTCCACTAAGAAGAGTCCTTGTGCCGGCAGCACCTCTCTGAGTCATTCTCCAGGATGCTCCAGTACTCCAGGAAATGG TGAGGATGCAGCAGAGGCAGTAGCAATAGACTCTAACAATCAGCCCAAGTCTCCACTGGAAAAGTTTATGGTCAGACTGTGTACGCACCACCAGAAGCAGTTCATCCGTGTGCTAAACGACATATACACTGAAGTACAACCGGACTGTGAAGGCCAGCAGTCGTCTGAATCCGAAAGCATGGAGGCCTCCACTTGTGGCTCTGGTTGTAGccagcaaagcactgaaaaccAGGATAAGGGTGCTACGTGTACTGACCCAAGGCCCCTTTCTTCCTTGGAGCCAGGACAGCCGGGTactgacagcacagagcagcctgcagagctgaagcCCATGGACAGGGCAGAgagctccagccctgcactgagGAGAGACTTCCCCGACCCCCCCAGCACGCGGCTGCGCTCTGCCAGCCCAAAGGACAGCTCCACCCAAGGATACCTCAGCACGTTGAACTCTTCCTCGTTGAATTTCCACCATGCCACAAAGAGCCTGGAGGGGCAAGCTGCTGGCCACGAACAAGATGCCAGCGTCAGAAGGTGTGAGGACAGCAAAGAGCAGGGAGCAGGTAAGGCGCTAGTGGAAGGCTACATCTCTGTCAAAGTGGCCAATGTGAACGGCAGTGAGGATGGCCTGGACAGCTGTCTGGGCTCCCAGAAGAGCTCCTTCAGGGCTCTGCCGGAGGAGCCCTGGGACCCTGGCTTTTCTGTCAGCTCTCCTCACCGTGCGGACAAAGAGAACACGTTACAATGTGGCTCGAAAGCATCTTTGCACCAGGACCTCGATGCGAAAGAACAAGACATGAGACCAAAGCCAGACAACCACCTGCACGCAGTGGCCAAGGGCAAGGTGGGCTGCCACCTGCACCCGGCCGATAAGGGCCCACTTGACAAATCCAAAGAGGGCTGGCTGCCTGCCGGCACCGCACCAACCTCCCACCGTGCCCCCACTGGGCACCCCCGTGCCAAGGCAGCCTCCCTTCGGCCCTCCCGCAAGAGCAAAAAGGCCTCAGGGCTGCGGATTAATGACTACGACAACCAGTGTGACGTGGTCTACATCAGCCAGCCCATCACTGAGTGCCACTTTGAGAGCCAGCGCGCCGTGTCATCCCGCAGGACGGCGCGGAAGAGTACGCGGGGGTATTTCTTCAATGGGGAGTGCTGTGAGCTGCCCACTGTCCGCACGCTGGTGAAAGGCTCGCGGGCAGAGGAGCGGGGCGGCAGCACGGCGCAGAGGATGCATGCACTCGTAAGCACGAAGCCGACTCTGGTGCTCTCGGGGGGCAGCTCCACAGGGGCAGGACGGGATGGGGAGAAAAGGGTTTCGCTCCGGCTGCTGGCCAAAGGCGCGCCAGCCAGCAGAGAGATGAAGGGCAGGGGtgagctgggctctgtgcagcgGGAGCTGCGGGACATGCGGGTGCTGCGGTCACGGGAGTCCTCTGTTGCTGTGCCCTTGTTCTCACTCTCAGCACCGCCCAGCCCTCAGACAGAGGACAGCACGGCTGGCTCGCCGccccccccaggctcccccTGTAGCCAAGGGGCTGGGGGCTCAGCTGCCCCGGAGGTTGGTGCAGCTCCCTCTGGGGATGGCAGCTCCAAGGACAGTGATGCCgtgccagctgcaggctgtgccacCCTTCCCACCACTGAAGCAGCCGTCGGTGAGGAAGATTCCCCAGATGTGGGTGTGCAGACTACTCCAGACCTCCCCGCCAGCCCAGAGCCGGGGTCCCccatgcagctctgccctgctttgGATGCGGCACCTGCGGCTGACACCAGGGACCATGAAGTGCTCCcaggtgccagcagcacagagccctgtggTGTGCATCCCTCAGAGCCCTCTCCACGCTCTCCAGAGCTGCAGTCTCCCGAGCAGCCCCCTGCCACTGAGGGCAGGAATTGTCCACCAGAGTCCCTTGCCACCTTGCAGAGTGTGGAGGTGAACAAAAGCACTGATACTATACCAGATGCCGAACTATCAGTTGTGCCAGGTGACACCTCCCTTGAGCAAGAGGAGGCTGCACCAGCCAGCATAGCTCTCCCTGTGGACTTGGAAGGGGAGGCAGAGCAGAACAACAGCCTGGCAGGTGAAAAGGAGCCTGCTGAAGAGGAAATACTGCCTGAACCCGACGGCTtggaaacagcagagaaagacTCCATCTCTTCCAAAGACAGCCTAGACAAGAAGcgaaagaaaggaagaagaacgCTCATGGCATCCGACCGGCGTCTCCGAAGCCAGCAGTCTCAACCACCCTCTGAGGGCAGCACTGAGGACACTGGTTCTTCCAGCCCTGTGCACCTTCCTGGCCTTCAGATCAAAGCCTCCAAGAGTCCTGGTGCTAAGAGGTTCAAGAGAGAAGGGAACCTGGATGGGACAACACCCGCACACTTCCCAGATGACTGCTTCCATAGCACGCTGCTCCAGCACAACGAGGGACTGAGCACCGGGCAGGCTccagaaagcagtgctgaggaGACCGGTGTCACCACCAGGCAGACCTATAAAAGCATCTTAGCAAAAGAAACTGCATCCGAGGGAGAAAATTCCCATAAAGACGACCCCGCTGCTACAGGTGGCCAAAGTCAACCAGGTGAGATGCTGGACGTCTGTGTGCAGGCTGATGCTGAGAAGAAGAGCATCCTCCTCCCAACAGAAAGCAGTGTGCCTGCAGGCAATGTGCAAGCAGAGGTGAGGCTGGGTGATGCTTGTGCAAAGGAGGAGAGCTCTGACAGTGCCATAGACACGGGGAAGCTGGAGCACTATGAGGAGGTGAGCAGCCAATCTCCATGTCCCACCAGCAGAGTTGGGGGAAGCAAGCATCTCCCAGCGAAGGCTGCCAAGCACAAAAAGGTCACCCTGCAGTTTTATAACTTAAGACACGCACCCACACCTGCCGACACTGCAAAAAAGAGCTTGCCAGGGAAGGAGTCTATGCAGGCTGTCCCTAAAGCCAGGGACGAGTGCAGTTCAGGGAGTGATGACCCCCTGGCGCTGGAGGATATGGATGCAGAAGACAGCAAGCCGAGGTTCATGGAGTGGTGCGCCGAGGAGGAGAACCAGGAGCTGATCGCTGAGTTCAATGCCCAGTACATGAAGGTGCAGAAGGGCTGGATCCAGCTGGAGAAGGAGGTGCAGCCAGCCCCCAAGGTGAAGAACAAAGCCGACAAGCTGAAGGAGATctggaaaagcaagaaaaggacGCGGAAAAGCAGAGGGGCACTGGAGGTTCAGAAGCTGTCTCCTGTCCAGATGCTGTTCATGAAGGCCTACAAGCTGTCTGACATCTGCCAGTGGTTCCTGGAGACCACCGAGACCCGCTCGCTGGTGATCGTGAAGAAACTCAACACGCGTCTCCCGGGGGAGATCCCCCCCATCAAGGTCCCCATGCAGAAGTACTCCTCCTCTGGCCTCTACCCCAGCTCGCTGCAGGCTGAGCGCTTGAAAAAACACCTGAAGAAATTCGCCGCCACCACGCCGGCCCGCAACAACCTGAAGAACCAAAAGCTGTGGGCCAAGATCCGTGAGAATGCTGACAAAGCTGAGGCTGAAGAGGGCAATGCGGCCGGCCAGCCTCCTCCACCTGAAGCCGGCCCTGAGGAACTGAGCCAGGAGCGGGGTGCACAGCCCACCCCCAGCCTGCCCACCCAGGCCAGCACCCGCATCCTGCGCAAGTACTCCCAGCTGAGGGGCAAGCTGCGGGCCCAGCACCGTGCCACCCGCACCGACCGGCGCGGTGACGTGCCTGGCGAGCAGCCGGGCACCGAGGGCAAGCCTAGCCGCAAGAGCCTGTGCATCAACCCGCTCATGTCCCCCAAGCTGGCCCTGCAGATCAAGGTGGACGCCTTCCCTGCTAAATCACCCACAGCAGACGGAGcggggaaagggaggaaagggaagagtaAAGGCCTGGAGGAGCCCTCACccagggctgagcagctcagcaggaagaagAGGACTCTGAAGGAGAGTGAGGCCACGCAGGAGCGGGCCGGCTCCTCGGGGAAGGACAAGGTGCTGGCCAAGAAggctggaaaaataaagcactcaGAGGTGGGCACCAAGGCCCCCGCCACCCGCAAGCAGGTGGAGAGGAGCAGCAAGCTGGCCAAGAAGATGTCTTCGAAAGAGAAGAGACCCCCGAAAAGGCAACTGGAGAAGGTGCGGCTGCCAGTGCGAAAGGGGAAGGAGAACACCAGCCGCCGTGCTGCACCGCCGCCCGGCCACGAGGAGCTGAGCCCATCCCCGCGGCACAGACCGCTGGGTGAGTCCTCGACGCGTGCACAGAAGATGGCCAACAAGAAGGCGGGTGGGGGGAAGgccctccccagggctgtgaggaaggggcaggaaggcagcagttCGCAGGGCAAGAGGAAGCTGCGGGCGAAGGGGGACTGCTCGCACAGCAAGCGCTCGCGGCTGGACGCCAAGTAG
- the LCOR gene encoding ligand-dependent corepressor isoform X1 produces the protein MASPCGRQQCSIERRGVRHQLDSWRHKLIHCVGFESILEGLFGPGLLKDLSLFKDCEPEGVSDWSFDENCLFCCLRREKVKEHLVSLDEPASEAGQEALLRQEQAKIIRFERQAEEFLNAVFYRKDSPRVSDPNIPLVAREIMQRMIRQFAAEYTSKNSSTQDSSQPNSTKNQSLLKASLVASSPTAATAQNPVLSKLLMADQDSPLDLTVRKSQSEPSEQDGVLDLSTKKSPCAGSTSLSHSPGCSSTPGNGEDAAEAVAIDSNNQPKSPLEKFMVRLCTHHQKQFIRVLNDIYTEVQPDCEGQQSSESESMEASTCGSGCSQQSTENQDKGATCTDPRPLSSLEPGQPGTDSTEQPAELKPMDRAESSSPALRRDFPDPPSTRLRSASPKDSSTQGYLSTLNSSSLNFHHATKSLEGQAAGHEQDASVRRCEDSKEQGAGKALVEGYISVKVANVNGSEDGLDSCLGSQKSSFRALPEEPWDPGFSVSSPHRADKENTLQCGSKASLHQDLDAKEQDMRPKPDNHLHAVAKGKVGCHLHPADKGPLDKSKEGWLPAGTAPTSHRAPTGHPRAKAASLRPSRKSKKASGLRINDYDNQCDVVYISQPITECHFESQRAVSSRRTARKSTRGYFFNGECCELPTVRTLVKGSRAEERGGSTAQRMHALVSTKPTLVLSGGSSTGAGRDGEKRVSLRLLAKGAPASREMKGRGELGSVQRELRDMRVLRSRESSVAVPLFSLSAPPSPQTEDSTAGSPPPPGSPCSQGAGGSAAPEVGAAPSGDGSSKDSDAVPAAGCATLPTTEAAVGEEDSPDVGVQTTPDLPASPEPGSPMQLCPALDAAPAADTRDHEVLPGASSTEPCGVHPSEPSPRSPELQSPEQPPATEGRNCPPESLATLQSVEVNKSTDTIPDAELSVVPGDTSLEQEEAAPASIALPVDLEGEAEQNNSLAGEKEPAEEEILPEPDGLETAEKDSISSKDSLDKKRKKGRRTLMASDRRLRSQQSQPPSEGSTEDTGSSSPVHLPGLQIKASKSPGAKRFKREGNLDGTTPAHFPDDCFHSTLLQHNEGLSTGQAPESSAEETGVTTRQTYKSILAKETASEGENSHKDDPAATGGQSQPGEMLDVCVQADAEKKSILLPTESSVPAGNVQAEVRLGDACAKEESSDSAIDTGKLEHYEEVSSQSPCPTSRVGGSKHLPAKAAKHKKVTLQFYNLRHAPTPADTAKKSLPGKESMQAVPKARDECSSGSDDPLALEDMDAEDSKPRFMEWCAEEENQELIAEFNAQYMKVQKGWIQLEKEVQPAPKVKNKADKLKEIWKSKKRTRKSRGALEVQKLSPVQMLFMKAYKLSDICQWFLETTETRSLVIVKKLNTRLPGEIPPIKVPMQKYSSSGLYPSSLQAERLKKHLKKFAATTPARNNLKNQKLWAKIRENADKAEAEEGNAAGQPPPPEAGPEELSQERGAQPTPSLPTQASTRILRKYSQLRGKLRAQHRATRTDRRGDVPGEQPGTEGKPSRKSLCINPLMSPKLALQIKVDAFPAKSPTADGAGKGRKGKSKGLEEPSPRAEQLSRKKRTLKESEATQERAGSSGKDKVLAKKAGKIKHSEVGTKAPATRKQVERSSKLAKKMSSKEKRPPKRQLEKVRLPVRKGKENTSRRAAPPPGHEELSPSPRHRPLGESSTRAQKMANKKAGGGKALPRAVRKGQEGSSSQGKRKLRAKGDCSHSKRSRLDAK, from the exons ACAGTCCTAGGGTCTCTGACCCCAATATTCCCCTAGTGGCCCGTGAGATCATGCAGCGAATGATCCGACAGTTTGCTGCTGAATATACCTCAAAAAATAGCTCTACTCAGGACTCCAGCCAGCCCAATAGCACAAAGAACCAAAGCCTGCTGAAAGCATCTCTGGTCGCCTCCTCTCCCACGGCTGCAACTGCTCAGAACCCTGTGCTCAGCAAACTTCTCATGGCTGACCAAGACTCACCTCTGGACCTTACTGTCAGAAAGTCTCAGTCAGAACCTAGTGAACAAG ACGGTGTGCTTGATTTGTCCACTAAGAAGAGTCCTTGTGCCGGCAGCACCTCTCTGAGTCATTCTCCAGGATGCTCCAGTACTCCAGGAAATGG TGAGGATGCAGCAGAGGCAGTAGCAATAGACTCTAACAATCAGCCCAAGTCTCCACTGGAAAAGTTTATGGTCAGACTGTGTACGCACCACCAGAAGCAGTTCATCCGTGTGCTAAACGACATATACACTGAAGTACAACCGGACTGTGAAGGCCAGCAGTCGTCTGAATCCGAAAGCATGGAGGCCTCCACTTGTGGCTCTGGTTGTAGccagcaaagcactgaaaaccAGGATAAGGGTGCTACGTGTACTGACCCAAGGCCCCTTTCTTCCTTGGAGCCAGGACAGCCGGGTactgacagcacagagcagcctgcagagctgaagcCCATGGACAGGGCAGAgagctccagccctgcactgagGAGAGACTTCCCCGACCCCCCCAGCACGCGGCTGCGCTCTGCCAGCCCAAAGGACAGCTCCACCCAAGGATACCTCAGCACGTTGAACTCTTCCTCGTTGAATTTCCACCATGCCACAAAGAGCCTGGAGGGGCAAGCTGCTGGCCACGAACAAGATGCCAGCGTCAGAAGGTGTGAGGACAGCAAAGAGCAGGGAGCAGGTAAGGCGCTAGTGGAAGGCTACATCTCTGTCAAAGTGGCCAATGTGAACGGCAGTGAGGATGGCCTGGACAGCTGTCTGGGCTCCCAGAAGAGCTCCTTCAGGGCTCTGCCGGAGGAGCCCTGGGACCCTGGCTTTTCTGTCAGCTCTCCTCACCGTGCGGACAAAGAGAACACGTTACAATGTGGCTCGAAAGCATCTTTGCACCAGGACCTCGATGCGAAAGAACAAGACATGAGACCAAAGCCAGACAACCACCTGCACGCAGTGGCCAAGGGCAAGGTGGGCTGCCACCTGCACCCGGCCGATAAGGGCCCACTTGACAAATCCAAAGAGGGCTGGCTGCCTGCCGGCACCGCACCAACCTCCCACCGTGCCCCCACTGGGCACCCCCGTGCCAAGGCAGCCTCCCTTCGGCCCTCCCGCAAGAGCAAAAAGGCCTCAGGGCTGCGGATTAATGACTACGACAACCAGTGTGACGTGGTCTACATCAGCCAGCCCATCACTGAGTGCCACTTTGAGAGCCAGCGCGCCGTGTCATCCCGCAGGACGGCGCGGAAGAGTACGCGGGGGTATTTCTTCAATGGGGAGTGCTGTGAGCTGCCCACTGTCCGCACGCTGGTGAAAGGCTCGCGGGCAGAGGAGCGGGGCGGCAGCACGGCGCAGAGGATGCATGCACTCGTAAGCACGAAGCCGACTCTGGTGCTCTCGGGGGGCAGCTCCACAGGGGCAGGACGGGATGGGGAGAAAAGGGTTTCGCTCCGGCTGCTGGCCAAAGGCGCGCCAGCCAGCAGAGAGATGAAGGGCAGGGGtgagctgggctctgtgcagcgGGAGCTGCGGGACATGCGGGTGCTGCGGTCACGGGAGTCCTCTGTTGCTGTGCCCTTGTTCTCACTCTCAGCACCGCCCAGCCCTCAGACAGAGGACAGCACGGCTGGCTCGCCGccccccccaggctcccccTGTAGCCAAGGGGCTGGGGGCTCAGCTGCCCCGGAGGTTGGTGCAGCTCCCTCTGGGGATGGCAGCTCCAAGGACAGTGATGCCgtgccagctgcaggctgtgccacCCTTCCCACCACTGAAGCAGCCGTCGGTGAGGAAGATTCCCCAGATGTGGGTGTGCAGACTACTCCAGACCTCCCCGCCAGCCCAGAGCCGGGGTCCCccatgcagctctgccctgctttgGATGCGGCACCTGCGGCTGACACCAGGGACCATGAAGTGCTCCcaggtgccagcagcacagagccctgtggTGTGCATCCCTCAGAGCCCTCTCCACGCTCTCCAGAGCTGCAGTCTCCCGAGCAGCCCCCTGCCACTGAGGGCAGGAATTGTCCACCAGAGTCCCTTGCCACCTTGCAGAGTGTGGAGGTGAACAAAAGCACTGATACTATACCAGATGCCGAACTATCAGTTGTGCCAGGTGACACCTCCCTTGAGCAAGAGGAGGCTGCACCAGCCAGCATAGCTCTCCCTGTGGACTTGGAAGGGGAGGCAGAGCAGAACAACAGCCTGGCAGGTGAAAAGGAGCCTGCTGAAGAGGAAATACTGCCTGAACCCGACGGCTtggaaacagcagagaaagacTCCATCTCTTCCAAAGACAGCCTAGACAAGAAGcgaaagaaaggaagaagaacgCTCATGGCATCCGACCGGCGTCTCCGAAGCCAGCAGTCTCAACCACCCTCTGAGGGCAGCACTGAGGACACTGGTTCTTCCAGCCCTGTGCACCTTCCTGGCCTTCAGATCAAAGCCTCCAAGAGTCCTGGTGCTAAGAGGTTCAAGAGAGAAGGGAACCTGGATGGGACAACACCCGCACACTTCCCAGATGACTGCTTCCATAGCACGCTGCTCCAGCACAACGAGGGACTGAGCACCGGGCAGGCTccagaaagcagtgctgaggaGACCGGTGTCACCACCAGGCAGACCTATAAAAGCATCTTAGCAAAAGAAACTGCATCCGAGGGAGAAAATTCCCATAAAGACGACCCCGCTGCTACAGGTGGCCAAAGTCAACCAGGTGAGATGCTGGACGTCTGTGTGCAGGCTGATGCTGAGAAGAAGAGCATCCTCCTCCCAACAGAAAGCAGTGTGCCTGCAGGCAATGTGCAAGCAGAGGTGAGGCTGGGTGATGCTTGTGCAAAGGAGGAGAGCTCTGACAGTGCCATAGACACGGGGAAGCTGGAGCACTATGAGGAGGTGAGCAGCCAATCTCCATGTCCCACCAGCAGAGTTGGGGGAAGCAAGCATCTCCCAGCGAAGGCTGCCAAGCACAAAAAGGTCACCCTGCAGTTTTATAACTTAAGACACGCACCCACACCTGCCGACACTGCAAAAAAGAGCTTGCCAGGGAAGGAGTCTATGCAGGCTGTCCCTAAAGCCAGGGACGAGTGCAGTTCAGGGAGTGATGACCCCCTGGCGCTGGAGGATATGGATGCAGAAGACAGCAAGCCGAGGTTCATGGAGTGGTGCGCCGAGGAGGAGAACCAGGAGCTGATCGCTGAGTTCAATGCCCAGTACATGAAGGTGCAGAAGGGCTGGATCCAGCTGGAGAAGGAGGTGCAGCCAGCCCCCAAGGTGAAGAACAAAGCCGACAAGCTGAAGGAGATctggaaaagcaagaaaaggacGCGGAAAAGCAGAGGGGCACTGGAGGTTCAGAAGCTGTCTCCTGTCCAGATGCTGTTCATGAAGGCCTACAAGCTGTCTGACATCTGCCAGTGGTTCCTGGAGACCACCGAGACCCGCTCGCTGGTGATCGTGAAGAAACTCAACACGCGTCTCCCGGGGGAGATCCCCCCCATCAAGGTCCCCATGCAGAAGTACTCCTCCTCTGGCCTCTACCCCAGCTCGCTGCAGGCTGAGCGCTTGAAAAAACACCTGAAGAAATTCGCCGCCACCACGCCGGCCCGCAACAACCTGAAGAACCAAAAGCTGTGGGCCAAGATCCGTGAGAATGCTGACAAAGCTGAGGCTGAAGAGGGCAATGCGGCCGGCCAGCCTCCTCCACCTGAAGCCGGCCCTGAGGAACTGAGCCAGGAGCGGGGTGCACAGCCCACCCCCAGCCTGCCCACCCAGGCCAGCACCCGCATCCTGCGCAAGTACTCCCAGCTGAGGGGCAAGCTGCGGGCCCAGCACCGTGCCACCCGCACCGACCGGCGCGGTGACGTGCCTGGCGAGCAGCCGGGCACCGAGGGCAAGCCTAGCCGCAAGAGCCTGTGCATCAACCCGCTCATGTCCCCCAAGCTGGCCCTGCAGATCAAGGTGGACGCCTTCCCTGCTAAATCACCCACAGCAGACGGAGcggggaaagggaggaaagggaagagtaAAGGCCTGGAGGAGCCCTCACccagggctgagcagctcagcaggaagaagAGGACTCTGAAGGAGAGTGAGGCCACGCAGGAGCGGGCCGGCTCCTCGGGGAAGGACAAGGTGCTGGCCAAGAAggctggaaaaataaagcactcaGAGGTGGGCACCAAGGCCCCCGCCACCCGCAAGCAGGTGGAGAGGAGCAGCAAGCTGGCCAAGAAGATGTCTTCGAAAGAGAAGAGACCCCCGAAAAGGCAACTGGAGAAGGTGCGGCTGCCAGTGCGAAAGGGGAAGGAGAACACCAGCCGCCGTGCTGCACCGCCGCCCGGCCACGAGGAGCTGAGCCCATCCCCGCGGCACAGACCGCTGGGTGAGTCCTCGACGCGTGCACAGAAGATGGCCAACAAGAAGGCGGGTGGGGGGAAGgccctccccagggctgtgaggaaggggcaggaaggcagcagttCGCAGGGCAAGAGGAAGCTGCGGGCGAAGGGGGACTGCTCGCACAGCAAGCGCTCGCGGCTGGACGCCAAGTAG